The following proteins come from a genomic window of Ailuropoda melanoleuca isolate Jingjing chromosome 2, ASM200744v2, whole genome shotgun sequence:
- the LOC109491270 gene encoding guanine nucleotide-binding protein G(I)/G(S)/G(O) subunit gamma-5-like, with translation MDPRHNPSTYPQVCPALVRTISGSSSIATMKKVIQQLQLEARLHWVKVSQVATDLKQFCLQNAQHDPLLTGVSSSKNPFRPHKVCHFL, from the coding sequence ATGGACCCAAGACACAACCCATCCACGTACCCACAAGTCTGCCCGGCTCTAGTGAGAACCATATCTGGTTCCTCCAGCATCGCCACTATGAAGAAAGTCATTCAACAGCTCCAGCTGGAAGCCAGGCTCCACTGGGTGAAGGTTTCCCAGGTAGCTACAGATTTGAAACAATTCTGTCTGCAGAATGCTCAACATGATCCCCTGCTGACTGGAGTATCTTCAAGTAAGAATCCCTTCAGACCCCATAAAGTCTGTCACTTTTTGTAA